The genomic stretch aaaaaatactttatataacaACTatcatattttctaatttttatataaaactaccACTTGCTGGCTTGAAATTTAGCAGGAAtttatcttgaaattaaaaaaaaaatagaaaaatgaaaaatttaagttgacttgttgttaatgattttcaagataatttttttaaaaacgttaTTTTAAATCGACCGTCAACTCAGGCATTATCTCGTATGGGGTTTTACAACAATTCCTAATTACCTTGATATTTTCAGCCTATAAAGTATAAATTTTAGTGCTTAGCGTTCCAACCTACGTTCTGTTCTATGTTACAGtgacgacgacgacgaagaagaagaacttGCCTCTTCACCctataaagtataaaattagttttagtTCTGTCTTGAATCAGGTAAGATCATGGTTACTTCCATTAACACAAATCTGAAGGGAGGAGAGTAACTTGTTTTATAGATAATTTATAAGGATATCATATTCATTCCACGAGAATTAATCAGATAAGCAATTTTGTTTATGCAGCTAtcatagtgtttttaaaataattattcttttattatttcgttaatattaaaaataatttttaataaaaaaaaataaaaaatattttaatactgaaaaacatttaaaatatcaacTGCTACCGGGTATCAAGCACTACCGAagagaaaaatatcatcttgCTCACAAAGAAGCACATCGTGGGTAGTAATTTGTTTGGGCTAAAAACTTTAGTGGGCCAATAATGACTTAATGAGCCCATGAGAAACTACTAAGTCAGCACAAGACACAGGAGGCGAATGGTGGTGTCCTTTCTTTAGATATAGAAACCAGAGAGAcgagaagaagagaggagagtAATTCCGATGGCGTCGAATGCAGCAGCGCCGTTCTGGAGGGCCGCCGGCATGACCTACATAACATATTCGAACATCTGTGCTAATCTCGTCAGAAACTGTCTGAAAGAACCATACAAGACTGAAGCTCTTTCGAGGGAAAAGGTTCATTTTGCTGTTACCAAGTTTGTCGATGGAAATCCTCAGAAACCCAGTAAGGCTCCACCCTTCCCTTTCTTTCTCATCCTCTCCTCGTACAAATCTGTCGCTTTAAGATCTGGGGTTTTTGGTTTCTGGGTCATTGCTGTTTCTTTCTCCTGATTTTATTGAATCTGATttgattttgttcaattttgcgATCATTTTCAATCGAATCTCCCTTTGATTGAGGGCTAGGAAATTTATAGGCTGAATGGATT from Populus alba chromosome 8, ASM523922v2, whole genome shotgun sequence encodes the following:
- the LOC118045080 gene encoding ATP synthase subunit epsilon, mitochondrial — encoded protein: MASNAAAPFWRAAGMTYITYSNICANLVRNCLKEPYKTEALSREKVHFAVTKFVDGNPQKPIVRSDSGTE